Within the Alteromonas sp. M12 genome, the region CTTTTTAGCTATCACATCTCTGATCTGGTACCTATTTTGTAAATCTGTCAGCAAGTCATGGCTGGCTTGATAACTGATTTGTTTTTGCCGTTCATGAATATTAGCTTGCATAGTTTGAAAGGAAGACGCCAACTCATCAATTTCAACGGTGTTAGCCTTTATATCAATGGGCTGTTCATAATTTCCGGCCGCGATTTTGTGTGCCACGAAAGACAACTGCCCCAAAGGCTTGGATAATTTTCGTGCCACCAGCGCACCAAGTATTAAAGCTAAAAGCACACTTAACAATGCAATAACGCTTACTTTGATTTGCAATTGATTGAATTCGCCAAACAATCGTTCAGAATCTTCTGACATCATGGCCCATATCTGACCGTTTTCTCGTTCCTTCAGCAAAAATGACTTAGATATGATTTGATGCTCTGGCATAAAAGACAATTTAAACCAAGAAATATCCTGGTTTTCAAACATTACACTAGCGTCAACAGCTTCTTTAGCTAAGGTGGAGGTGACAAACACTTGTTGTTGGTCACGATAGACTTTGATGGTGGCATCTAACTGGGTAATACTTTTCATCAAATCCAGTACACTTCTATCTATTTCAAAGCCCACCAGAGCGACAGCTGGTGCCCCAGGAACTCTTACCCGCAATAGTATTGCTTGATATAATTTGTCATTTATCAGCAAAATTTCGCTAGCACCACCTTCATAAACAGCTTGTTCTATAAATTGCGGAAAAGGAAATTCATTGCCTACAATTAAACGCCCAGAGGTACTGTTGGTAACAGTGCCGTCAAGAGATATCAGGGCCATTAAATCTGCTGAAATACGCTTTGTATGATTACTCAGAACACTATCAATGGTTGGACTATCTTGACTACCTATAGCAGTTTTGAATCCATAATCAGACGTGAGTACCTCAGCTGAACTAATCAACAGGTCCTCTCTGGCATCAAGTACTTGGGTAAATACTGATTCGGCGACTTTAAGATTATTTGCTAATTGCAACTTCGCTTGGTCAATCGTTGATATCCAAACGTTGGTCAGAATGGCGATCGCACACAGCAACACCAACCCACTTGATAACCTAAAAATATGTTGTTTTAACGATTTAACCGACATCAAATAACCACTTTTCCAAAGTTTCCAGCGCCAAATATACGCGAGGCTCCCTCGGTTTACTTAATAAATAAATAGCAACAATAGTGTTTTCAGCACTAACAACAATTTCCAAAACCATTCCTGCAGTGCATCATAGCGCAAAACTGAACGCCAACTGACGGGCAGTTTGCATTACGGATTAGTTCCAAGCAAATACTCTTCCCCAGGATTTACCACTAATCGCCCACTCATAGCTTCTCGGCCTAGCAACATCAAATAGGTCATCTCCGAACGGTCAGTAAGGCTAAGATGAATTTTCCAAGACGCACCGGCTATTTCTAAAAGCGTTTCAATTAAGTAACGACGTTCTCGTGTTGCAGTAGAGCTTTTTACTTTACGCACAGCCTCCACTTTGGCTTCCCGCCTAACAATTTCATTTACATCGTGTATGTCTGGATGAATGTTAAAACTCACCCAGGTTTCACCGTCTTTTTCAAACTCTTCAATATCATCAACATGCAAAGAAGAGGTTGTCGCGCCGGTATCCACTCGAATATTTAAATTCTGAATAGCTAATTCAGGTAAGTTACAAAGCTCTAAAGCACCAATTACTGGCATATTTTGGTATGTCTGCATATTTTAACGTTCCCGTTTAATAAACCATTGGGGCTTCATTCAATACTAAGTTGTCTTGTAGCAATTCAACATTTTCAGCGACTGTATCCGGCTTTTTAAAATAGGCAACGTGATACATGGCTTCACCTTCTTGGGCCAATGGAATATTTTGCTTACCGATAACAATGCCTTCAGCTGGGCACAGTAGCGTGCCTAATTCATTGCCAAAGGGATCGGCAATTCTGGCTAAAGGGTCGCCCTTTTCTACATGATCACCAAGCTGCGCAATGTGCTGTACAAAGCCACTTTCATGGGCTCTTACCCAGCCACTTTGACGAGCTATAAAAGGCTCAATATCATGTTCTTTTTTCGAGCTACTTTTATTCAACATGCCGATGTCGCGCATTATATTGATAATACCTTTGACGCCCGCACGAATAGAAAATTCATCGTATCTAAGTGCCTGACCAGCTTCGTATAATACCACTTTTACACCTAAGTCAGCGGCAGCTTGACGCAATGAGCCATCGCGGATATCAGCATTGAGCATGACTGGTAAACCAAATGCCTTACACATATTTAGCGTGTCTTCATCATCCAAATTAGCGCGAACTTGGGGTAAATTACTGCGATGGATTGCCCCTGTGTGCAAGTCTATCCCGACATCGCACTTTGCCACTACTTCTTTCAAAAAAGTGTGCGCGATTCGGCCGGCCAGAGAGCCTTTTTTGCTACCGGGGAAACTACGGTTCAAGTCACGTCTATCGGGTAAATAACGGCTTTGATTCAAAACGCCATAAACATTCACCATAGGCACAGCAATTAAGGTGCCGCGTAAATTTTTTATTGAGCGATTGCGAATCAAGCGACCAACAATTTCAATCCCATTTAATTCGTCACCATGAATTGCGGCACTGACGAAAATAGTTGGTCCCGGTCGCCTTCCTCTTTGCACATATACGGGAATAGACATATTGGTATCGGTATAAAGAGGTGGCATTTCAATATGTACGTGCTTTTTCTCACCCGGTAGAATTTCAACGCCACCTATAATGAGTTGCTCCATTAGCCCTTACCTTTGGTTCTAGTGCTATTAGGCTTGGCATTGGTTTCGAGAAACTCAATGATCATGCCAGCAATATCTTTGTTGGTTGCCTTTTCAATTCCTTCGAGTCCTGGGGACGAGTTAACTTCCATCACAACAGGGCCATTGTTAGAACGCAACAAATCAACGCCACACATATTCAATCCCATGGTTTTAGCTGCATCTACCGCTGTTTTGCGTTCTTCGGGAGATAATCTGACTATTTTCGCTGTTCCACCACGATGCAGATTTGAACGAAACTCGCCATCGGCCGCCTGACGTTTCATGGCGGCTATCACTTTTCCACCCACCACTAAACAACGAATATCTGAACCGCCTGCCTCTTTAATAAACTCTTGGACTAAAATACTGGCGTTGAGTCCCATAAAAGCTTCGATAATCGATTCCGCTGCTTTTTGAGTTTCAGCTAGCACCACCCCAATACCTTGGGTTCCTTCTAGCAATTTAATGACCACTGGTGCGCCACCAACGTTTTTAATCAAATCGTCGATCCGGTCTGGATGATTAGCAAAACCTGTTCTTGGCATCCCAATACCCTTGCGAGATAACAATTGCAATGAACGTAATTTATCTCTAGAACGACTAATCGCAACGGATTCGTTTATGGAAAACGTGCCCATCATTTCAAATTGTCTTACAACCGAAGTACCGTAAAAAGTAACAGACGCGCCAATTCGAGGAATAACCGCATCATACTTAGGTAAAGCACGACCTTTATAACGAACTGATGGTCGACTACTGGTGACATCCATATAACAATGCATGGTATCGACAATATCAACTGTATGTCCCCGCGATTCGCCGGCCTCCTTTAGTCTTTTGGTAGAATAAAGGTTAGGATTTCGCGATAATATAGCGATACGCATTGTAAAACTCCGTATAATAAACTGGGCCCTATAGTACTTAGCTTTAGCTAAACTACAAAGCACTTTTAATGGGCTGATGGCGTGATTTAAACACCCCTTTGACGATTTAAAAGAATAGTCTCTAAAAGGCATAAAAACATTCTAAATTTGAATGTCTATTTTTCCTCTTTGAAGGTGCAATAAATAAACGTTTTGTACTAATCCGCAGTGTCATGTAGCCTAGCAGTTATAATTTCGGTACGCCTGCAAACCATAAAACTGCATTAACCAAGGATAATTCATTCTCAACATGATCGAATTGATTTACCAACATCGTTTAATTTCCACTTTGGCGGTTGCCATTGTGTTGATTTCTCTCAAATACCTGTTAGTTAGCTTAGTGCGCTCTAGGGCCAAGAAAAAGCGTCAAGATAAACGCTATTTAGTAAGTAATATTAAAAACTTACTGAATTTCATTTTGATCGTATTACTACTCAGCTTATGGATAAATGAAATTCAAAATTTTGCTCTTTCCATCGCTGCATTTGCTGTGGCAATTGTGATTGCAACGAGAGAATTTATTCAGTGTATTATTGGATTCTTTTACGTGATGTCTACGCGTCCGTTTAGGATTGGCGATTGGATTCAAGTTGACGGTTTCGCTGGTGAAGTATCAGCCATCGACTGGGTTAAAACCACTATGTTGGAAGTGGACATCGATCGTTATCAATACTCAGGTAAAACCTTGTTTGTACCGAACAATAGGTTGATTAGCAGCCCTATCAAAAACCTAAACTTCTTAAAGCGCTATGTTACTCATCACTTTACCATTACCCGTGATGAAGACATTAACCCTTACTTAATCATTGAAAATTTGCGAGAAAAAGCTCAGCAACAATGCGCAGATTTCTACGAAGTGGCAACCCGTTACAATCAAATAATTGAGCGAAGACTAGATGTTAAAATACCTGGGCCAGAACCTGTCATTGAAGTGTCTACCAACAATGTTGGTCACACTGAAATTCGCTGTACTATTTTTTGTCCCACAGAAAGAGCGATAGAAATCGAACAAAAGATCATGCAAGAGTTTATGGAATTATGGTTTATTGAATTTAATAAAATTCAACCTTCAAGCAATTAATTGAAGAGCCTAAATTCGTCGCGCTATGACGTTATAAGCAACAATCTGATTCAGTCAATACTGCACAGATTGTGCGATTAAAAACTAATAGCTAATCCCTGTGGGGTAATATCAACATCTTTTGGAGCTATCTCACCAAAGCCCATTTTAAGTTGATTGAAGTCCACCAGCATAATCTCTGGTAAATTACGTCCAATAGTTTGTTTAATAGTTCGCACAGCATGCTCACTATCTTCGAGTTGATTTTCAATCATTTTGAAATCTTTGAGAATGGGTTTTTCGATTCTGAGGTGTCGATTTAACGGGTCATAGTCAAACTGGCCCTCGATGGTGCCACGGGCAATAAACAATTTACCATCCTGTAAGCCTTTTATTGTGGTAGTGATATCGACGGTTTTGTCCAGTGCGTCTAATTTTACACTAGGATCATAAAACGTTGCTACCACGCCCTGATATTCGCGAACAATGGGGAAACTCAGCAAAAGCACTGCATTTAGTTGTTTTTCTGAAATGGTAAAAACAAACGCGGAACTTTTGAACGAGGTTAGAAACATCATTAGTCCCAGTATCACAAGCAACCTTAATTTCACGACTTTTCCTTAAACCTATTTTATTCTGTTTGAGCACAGTAAAAGTTAATTTTGTTTGCTGTTTTAGGCGATTTTATTGCGCATTCCTAATCCACAATCAAATAGTCTCGTAAGACTGCATCTAAAGCCACAAAATATATTGTTATTATATGCCTAATAGAAGATGATCGCGCGACTATAATTAACCTATTGAACTCCACTATTTATCACCTAGGTAGATAAGCAGAAAGCATGTTCGATTTAATGTCGACAAATATTTATTCAGCACAAGGTTGAAACAGCCTTCTCACAAATGGACGTTTGTATTGTGGGCACTATCACGTTGTAGCGAAGAAGCTGTAAAAGGAGAAATAAAGATGTCTAACCACAGTCAACTTGATTCATCACAAACGAGTCTCATTTGGTCACTATTTGTTGATGAAAAAGGGGTTAGTAGTGATGGGAAAACTGCCGATATATTCACGCCAGAGATCAGCGCTGGTTACAACTGGGTTCATCTCCAAGCTGACACCCCTGACGCATGGGATACCATGAAAGGGCTAGGCTTATCTGATGTGATATGTGACTCATTGTCTGCATTAGAAACTCGTCCAAGAGCGTTGTTACAAGACAATGGTATTTTGATTTATCTACGTGGCATAAATTACAACCCAGATTCCGAATTAGAAGACATGGTGTCACTGCGCATTTGGTTTAATGATCATCATGTTGTTACGGCTCGTCGCAGAGACCGCATATTATATTCAGTCCAAGATACCAAGAGTATGATTGAAAGTGGCGACGCGCCAACCGATACTGCTGACTTTATTTTATTGCTCATAGGTAAAATCGCCAGTCGAATTAGTGAGGTCGTTGAAGCGCTAGACGAAGAACTGTCAGCATTTGAAGCGGAAGGTGGACTCGAAAGTTCTGACCGTTATGCACTGAGCATGGTGCGCAGAAAATCAGCGGCCGTAAGACGTTATCTAGCGCCACAACGTGACGCATTAGACAACTTATACAGAATGGCCAAATTCTTTAGTCAAGAGCAAGCCTATGAACTAAGAGATTTGACCGATCGCATGACTCGCTATGTTGAGGATCTCGATTTAGCTAAAGAACGTTCAATGGTACTGCAAGATGAGCTTCGTAACCGCATCGCTGAGCAGCAAGGAATGCGTATGTATGTTTTATCCCTAGTGACTGCGATTTTTCTTCCGCTGTCATTTTTAACTGGGATATTTGGTATGAATGTAGCGGGGTTACCAGGTACTGAGAATCCAGAAGCGTTTAATTATTTAGCGTCGTCAATGGTGATAGTCGCAATAATTATGTTGGCAGCCATGCTGTGGAAAAAATGGTTATAAATTAAGGTGAAGTAAAATGGCAGATCAAATTTCCGATTTAATCCACGAAGCCGTCAATCTCGATGATGAATCCGATAGCGAGATAATACATAGTAAAATAGCAGTTCAAGATGAGGCTGATATAGCACTGCTATTGGAGTCTCTGCCGCTGGAGCAACGCATTAGCGCGTGGCATGCTTTGCCCCGACATAAGCAACTCGATGTATTGGTAGAAATGCGTGGCGATCCAAGGGAAACCTTACTCGCGGCCACTCCTGATGAAGAATTAGAAGCACTATTCACCGACGTTGATGCTGAATCCCTACTAGAGCTATCAGATTCTTTGCATAGCCGATTATTGGATCTCGCGTTAGAGGCGATGGATAAGAAGCAAAGGCAATTATACGAAGGTGCAAATCAATATTCAGAAGAGCAAATAGGCCATTGGCGCAACCCAGAAAACTTGATTTTACCCTTGTCTGCAAAGGTCAGCGATGCGAAACGATTTTTACGCAGAGAAATTCCTGATTATGCAGATTGTATTTATTTGGTAAACAGAGCCGGGCAATATTCTGAAGCGGTGAAGCTTTTCAAAATTTACTCAACTCCAGAGCACACTCCCTTGGCAGATATAGCCGAGGATGATATTACCATTGTTAAAGCCAGTGATGATTGTAATAGCGCCGCACTTAGCGTTCAACGTTCGGGTTTTACCAGCCTGCCATTGGTAGATGAAAACTTTAAGTTTCTAGGGCGGGTCGATATTGGTTCAGCATGTGAATTATTAAATGAATCATATGAGCGCCAATTAATGGCCGGCGCAGGTATGGATGAAGATGAGGATCTTTTTTCTTCGGTTAAAAAGAGCGCTAAAAATCGGGCATTGTGGCTAGGCATTAATTTACTTACGGCCTTCTTAGCGTCATGGTTTATTGGTTTATTTGAAGCCACTTTGCAACAAGTAGTGGCACTTGCGGTCTTAATGCCAGTAGTAGCAAGTATGGGTGGAATTGCAGGTAGTCAAACTTTAACTTTGATTATTCGTGGATTAGCACTTAAGCAAGTAAACGCTGCAAACCTGAAGGCGTTGTTGATCAAAGAACTAAAAGTCGGCGGCTTAAATGGGGTTATTTGGGCAATAGTCATTGCCACTGTCGCTTCATATTGGTTTGGTAGTGGAATGTTAGGGCTGGTAATAGGTTGTGCAATTTTAGTCAATATATGTGCCGCTGCTCTGGCTGGCGTAGGGGTTCCTGTGCTGTTAGATAAGCTAAAGTTAGATCCTGCATTGTCTGGCTCAGTGATTTTGACCACTGTCACTGACATTGTCGGATTTGTGTCTTTTCTTGGTTTAGGAGCACTCTTCTTACTCTAATCACGCACTATCTAATTAAGTTGTCATGGTTTTTGCTTAATCATAATTTTTGCAGTGATATAAAACCGTTTTCGAGTATGTGGGTCTAATCAGTAGGGTTATTTATTTAGTGTTTAAGAAATTAAAAAATGCTTGGTTTTTAAGCTTCTTGCTTGTTTTGGCTTGTCGCCAAGCTGTTGCTATTGATGTGTCTTTAGAGGGCGTAGATGATAGCGATTTGGAAACCAATATTGCGGCACACCTAAGCACGCTCTCAGCTCCAGCGGATTGCAATTTATCTGTAGATGAGCAAATAACCATTGAAAACAAAGTCACTGAAGCTGGCCGCGCATTTGGCTATTACAATCTCTCCATCGATTCGATTGCTTACAATTCCAGCGAGAAATGTAGCTCACTCAAGTTAAAACTTAAAACAGGTCCACAAGTAAAAATTACTCAACTAGATGTCATAGTTACTGGTGATGGTAAAGAAGACGAAGGATTCAAAAGTATTATCAATAAGTTTCCAATCAAAAAAGGGGAGCCATTAATTCATGGTAAATATAAATCTGCCAAGTCTAGATTCGATTCCGTTGCATTAAACCGAGGCTTTTTTGATAGTAAATTTATTATTAGTGAAATAAAGGTGGATGTAGAACAAAACAGCGCGCAAATCCGTCTCGAATACCAGACAGGTCCACGTTATCAATTTGGTAAATTAAAGATACCTGAGGATCAAAGAGCCTCTGAACTTATTATGCAAGTTCTCCCATTTAAAGAGGGTGACCCCTATCTCGCGTCTAAGCTAGGCGAATTTAACCAAAGCTTGGGGCAAACTGAGTATTTTCAGCAAGTTGTTGCCCGTCCATTATTGGGCGAAGCTGAGCAACATCAGATTCCAATTGAAGTTGTCGCAGTAAGTCGTCCCAGAGATATTTTTAATGTAGGAGTAGGCGGCGCTACGGATACAGGTCCTAGGGTTACATTGGGTTGGCAGCGACCATGGGTAAATAGCGATGGGCACAGTATGAGCGCAAATATATATGTTTCTGAGCCCAAACAAACGGCTAGTGTGAAATATAAAATTCCCATTGAAGATCCGTTAAATAACTATGTATCAGCCCAACTTGGTGTGAAGTCGCTATATGATAATGATACTAACAGTGACACGATTTCACTGGCTTTACAGCGACATTGGACTGGTGAAGATAATGAGTGGAATAAAATTGCGTTCGTCCGTTTAGAGCAATCTCGCTTCCAACAAGCAGAAACACCTTTGCAAACTACCACGCTATTAATTCCAGGTTTCACCCTATCCCGTCATCGCAGTAGAGGCGGTTTAGATGTGAATTGGGGAGATTTGCAGTTGGTAACTATTGAAACAGCAAGCGACGCTGTTGTTTCAGATATCAACTTGGCCAGAGTGACATTTCAAACCAAGTGGTTACGAAGTATTGGGGAACATCGGTTCTTAATGCGTGCCGAAGTCGGCGCTCTATCAACCAATGACTTTGACCAAGTACCATCAGATTTACGCTATTTTACCGGTGGCGACCAAAGTGTCAGAGGATTCGCCTATCAATCACTTGCGCCTAGGCAAATCGATGATGATGGTGAAGATGGTGAGCTACTTGGAGCAAAATACTTGAATGTGGCAAGTATCGAATACAGCTACCCGGTTTCAGATGAATGGCGAGCGGCAATATTCACGGATGTGGGGGGCGCAAGCAACAAGCCTTTAGAAAAATTAGCCTACAGTCTAGGTGTCGGCGCAAGTTGGATGTCTCCGGTAGGTCCAATTCGCTTTTATCTTGCCAGTGGACATGGTGATTACGGTAATTCAGTACGTTTTCATTTAGCGATGGGGCCTTCTATATGATGTGGTTAAAGCGCACGGGGAAATGGACCGCATACATACTAATCATTTTAATTTGTCTAATCGGCTTTTTATTCACGCCATGGGGAACCTCAAGCGTCATAGCCATCGCCAACAGTTCCGTTGATGGCCTGAACATTAGGCACAAATCAGGTGGTTTACTAGGGACGCTTGAGTTTCAAAAAATCAAATTCCAATCTAGCACTATAGATATTGATGCCAGCAATTTAAAAACCAATATTGATTGGTCATGTAGCTTATTAATGCAAGTCTGCTTGAGCGAACTTTACTTAGGCAAAACCACAATTACTGTGGGCGAGTCTGAGCCAACTGAGACACAAGAAACCTTGCAAAAAATCAGCTTACCCGTGGCTGTAATTGCACCGAATATCCAACTCAATAGTCTCTCAGTAGAGATTGAAAACGTCGCCAAAATATCCTGGCAGTCGTTATTGGCCAACCTAAACATGCACAAGGTATTGAATATAGAATCATTGGAAATACGCCAGCCAAAGATCGTTTTAGCCAATAATGAACCGCCTGAGCAAGCTGCTACAGATCAACAACCCACGATTAATATTGGGCAAATCTCTAACTGGCAATATCAACCCGTTGAGTTACCACCATTGATGATTCCCATTGATATTAATGGCAAAAAGATAGTTATTCGCAATGCCCGTATTATGCAAGTAGATGAGGAAATTTTTGCATTCAACCGTTTATCAACCGGAGTAATTATTGAGGACAGCAGTCTTACTATTGAACAGTTCGAATTGGAACATGAATTGGTCAATGTGCAAGTCGATTTAGCGCTAAGCAAAGATTATCTGTTGGCCCTTTCTAGTAAGGCGCAAACCACCGACAACAACCAGAATCAACTAGTGCTCCAGGCTAACGCCAATGGTGATTTAAAAGCCTTAGAATTCGACACCCAAATAACTGGGGACATTAATGCTACAGCACAAGGAAGCGCTACATTAGACTCACCTAAGCTACCAATAAATCTTAAAATAAACTGGCAACCAGTGACCTTGCCTGCAGAACAACCGATACATATTTCGTCAGGAAATCTTAGTTTAGTGGGCGATATGGAGAACTATCAGCTCGATTTGCAAACTAGCCTATCTGCTACCGGAATTCCCACCAGTCAGGTGCAGGTTGCAGCAAGTGGTAACAACCAAAAAATTCAACTGACTAAGGCTCAAATCAATACTCTTGGGGGAAATATTCACACCTCCGGCGTAGTTGTGTTAACCGATGTAGCCCGCTGGCAAGGTAAAGCTCTAGTTGAACAGATTCAACCTGGGTTATTCTGGTCGGATTTAGAGGGCAGTATTAACGCAAGCCTTATGCATAGTGGCGTGTACGGTTCAGACGTATTGCAAGCCAAAATAGACAAGCTGAGTGCCGATGGGAATTGGTTAGGTTATCCGCTCAAAGCAGCTGGTAACGCTTCCTATGATAAAAACTCGGGGTTAGACATTCCGAGTTTAAGTTTGGCCAATGGTGAAAACACGCTCACCTTCAAAGGAAAACTCGACAATCAAAATACTCTTGCAGCAAAATTAGACTTTATTGGCAAAGAGTTAACTCAACTGTATCCGGATTTGGACGGAAGCACAGGACTAAGCGCCAATATTTCAGGTACTTTAACTGAACCGAAAGTTGAATATGAATTAACAGCATCGCAAGTTAACTATCAAACAATTTCATTGCACAGCTTAAGCTCAAAAGGAAGTGTAAATTGGGATGAAAATAAACGCTTTGATGTTCGCACCAACCTTGAACAGCTGGTGATTAATCAAGAACCTATCAATACGATTCAATTCGAACTAGCCGGTGACGCAAAGCAACATAAACTGATTACCAAAGTCGATAGCCAAGCATTTCAGATAGATTCCACAATCGAAGGTCATCTTGAAGAAACAAAATGGGTTGGCCAGTGGATAACTGGTAACTTCAGCAGCCAATGGGGTGCATATTCTCTAGATCAGCAAAACACCCAACTTTTAGCTGATTGGCAGAACCAGCACTACCAAATAGATGCACATTGTTGGAACGACCAACAGGCCGAACTATGTGTTAATCAAGCCTCCTTTAAAAACCAAATTGCAGAATTCGATATACATGGCAATCAACTGGAACTATTACAAATAGTCAGTCAATTTGTTCCACAGTTACAGAACATATCCACTGATACTCAATTCTTTTTCACCGCAAAAGGTAAATGGCAGGCAGATTCCCTACCTGTTGCCAAAGTTGCAGGACATTTTTCACCGACGTCTGTAAAAATAAAGGGCTTAAAAAAGCCTGTAGATATGCAAAAACTCGCGTTTGATATGTCTGTGGATGGGCAACAAGTCATTTCCCATTTTGACTTTCAAACACAGAGCTCTGGCGCAATTGATTTAGATTTAACCATCACCGACCTCGAACAAAAGCGCAACTTACAGGGGGAGTTAAAACTAAAAGATATTTTAGCCAAGCCATATCAAGAACTGATCCCCCAATTAACAGAACTATCAGGAACTGTGAATGGCAACTTAGCACTATCTGGCGATTTAAAAACCCCACTTCTAGACGGCAAATTACAACTCAAAAACTTCAACTTTGCTGGAGAAGAAATACCTGGGCGGGTTTCAGACTGGAACCAAGATATGGAATTTGCCGGCCAGAGTGCCAAACTCAAAGGTGACTTTATGTTTGGTAATGGCAAAGGTAGCAGTGCTGGGACATTAGATTGGACGGAAGAGTTAATCGGTGATTTCAGCCTTAAAGGAGATACATTTGAATTGGAGTATCGCGATTTAGTCAGAACCCGCTTTTCTCC harbors:
- a CDS encoding translocation/assembly module TamB domain-containing protein gives rise to the protein MMWLKRTGKWTAYILIILICLIGFLFTPWGTSSVIAIANSSVDGLNIRHKSGGLLGTLEFQKIKFQSSTIDIDASNLKTNIDWSCSLLMQVCLSELYLGKTTITVGESEPTETQETLQKISLPVAVIAPNIQLNSLSVEIENVAKISWQSLLANLNMHKVLNIESLEIRQPKIVLANNEPPEQAATDQQPTINIGQISNWQYQPVELPPLMIPIDINGKKIVIRNARIMQVDEEIFAFNRLSTGVIIEDSSLTIEQFELEHELVNVQVDLALSKDYLLALSSKAQTTDNNQNQLVLQANANGDLKALEFDTQITGDINATAQGSATLDSPKLPINLKINWQPVTLPAEQPIHISSGNLSLVGDMENYQLDLQTSLSATGIPTSQVQVAASGNNQKIQLTKAQINTLGGNIHTSGVVVLTDVARWQGKALVEQIQPGLFWSDLEGSINASLMHSGVYGSDVLQAKIDKLSADGNWLGYPLKAAGNASYDKNSGLDIPSLSLANGENTLTFKGKLDNQNTLAAKLDFIGKELTQLYPDLDGSTGLSANISGTLTEPKVEYELTASQVNYQTISLHSLSSKGSVNWDENKRFDVRTNLEQLVINQEPINTIQFELAGDAKQHKLITKVDSQAFQIDSTIEGHLEETKWVGQWITGNFSSQWGAYSLDQQNTQLLADWQNQHYQIDAHCWNDQQAELCVNQASFKNQIAEFDIHGNQLELLQIVSQFVPQLQNISTDTQFFFTAKGKWQADSLPVAKVAGHFSPTSVKIKGLKKPVDMQKLAFDMSVDGQQVISHFDFQTQSSGAIDLDLTITDLEQKRNLQGELKLKDILAKPYQELIPQLTELSGTVNGNLALSGDLKTPLLDGKLQLKNFNFAGEEIPGRVSDWNQDMEFAGQSAKLKGDFMFGNGKGSSAGTLDWTEELIGDFSLKGDTFELEYRDLVRTRFSPNLQVEMTKEAINVSGSTDVFYARIKVKDLPANAQSPSDDTIIVNQPVEEKTVTRDLNMVFNVNIDPKKTDDVKLEAFGLKTDLRGSLELKQSNQRLTGNGSLNLVNGTYKAFGQDLVIQKGNILFSGPLDNPRLDIEAIRDESKTEDDVIAGVRVSGAAEQPSVEVFSTPTMIQSEALSYLLLGKSMSSESQTSNDQVLAAALLSQGLKGSENKVDQLGRKLGIEDLALGANSDDDGTQISLSGNIAPGVQLRYGVNVFDSSTEVALRYQILPKLFLEATSGIEQALDVYYQFSVGGKSISDDE